The following coding sequences are from one Arthrobacter sp. 24S4-2 window:
- a CDS encoding glycoside hydrolase family 43 protein: MAHNKSQQESSLHSTYPRHNMIDRSELRIRDPYIVEHDDRYLLFGTTDPSPWQGPGVGFDRYESDDLERWRGPFPAFRPGPGFWGETQFWAPEVHSYNGAWFMFATFADHSGRRGTQVLIGTDPDGLFQPWSDGPVTPPEWMCLDGTFFKDQAGAPWLIFCHEWLQAGEGAIYAQRLSDDLRTSTGAPILLFTASQAPWTRPFRNEETGYDDVAFITDGPFVVRDDAGLALLWSSGGEGGYSVGVARSSTGLITGPWVHHPQPLVGSDGGHAMLLTTRNERFLVFHQPNELTLERLTIRRVAETNGIYLIPAANAGHSN; encoded by the coding sequence ATGGCGCACAACAAGTCACAACAGGAAAGCTCACTCCACTCCACCTATCCACGCCACAACATGATCGATCGGTCCGAGTTGCGCATCCGTGACCCGTACATCGTGGAGCACGACGACCGCTACCTGCTCTTCGGTACGACAGATCCGAGCCCCTGGCAGGGGCCGGGAGTCGGGTTCGACCGGTACGAGAGCGATGATCTCGAGCGGTGGAGGGGACCATTTCCCGCCTTTCGCCCGGGTCCTGGATTCTGGGGCGAAACCCAGTTCTGGGCGCCGGAAGTGCATTCCTACAACGGTGCCTGGTTCATGTTTGCGACATTCGCCGACCACTCAGGCCGTCGCGGCACTCAGGTTCTGATCGGAACCGATCCAGACGGACTGTTCCAACCCTGGAGCGACGGACCCGTCACCCCACCGGAGTGGATGTGTCTTGACGGCACATTCTTCAAGGACCAGGCCGGCGCTCCATGGCTAATCTTCTGCCATGAATGGCTGCAGGCCGGGGAGGGCGCGATCTACGCGCAGCGTCTCAGTGACGACCTGCGTACCTCGACAGGCGCTCCGATCCTCCTATTCACTGCCTCGCAAGCGCCCTGGACACGACCCTTTCGCAATGAAGAAACGGGTTACGACGACGTCGCGTTCATCACCGATGGTCCCTTCGTGGTTCGCGACGACGCGGGGCTCGCACTCCTCTGGTCGAGCGGCGGCGAAGGAGGCTACTCAGTCGGCGTGGCCCGCAGCTCCACAGGTCTCATCACCGGACCATGGGTGCACCACCCTCAACCCCTCGTTGGGTCTGATGGCGGACATGCAATGCTGCTCACAACACGAAATGAACGCTTTCTGGTGTTTCACCAGCCCAATGAACTCACGCTTGAAAGGCTGACCATCAGACGCGTGGCTGAAACCAACGGGATCTATCTGATCCCAGCTGCTAATGCCGGCCATTCCAACTAA
- a CDS encoding carbohydrate ABC transporter permease: MATTIQTTQTASREERRAGRRRPRRGPATLIGDVILGIAVLLIFAPFAYTVVTSLRPASDLVKDPLGWPTNLTITNITDAYSKMNYAQGLFSSTIVLAGALIFTIVLGSLAAYPLARISRSWATWVYRLFIAGSTVPIFVLLAPLYLLLRDAGLLNSYAGVILTYTAMNLPVAIFFYTSFFRQIPIELEEAAAIDGSGPIRTFFVVLFPLLRPVTATLATFLTLSVWNDLLVPLVFLQDPSLKTVMVNAYSLVGSYTLDPSLLFPAALLGVAPLLIVFAFLQRHVVSGLTMGAVKS, from the coding sequence ATGGCCACCACAATCCAGACAACCCAGACGGCGTCCCGTGAGGAACGTCGAGCTGGCCGGCGACGACCACGACGCGGACCAGCAACGCTGATCGGCGACGTGATACTGGGCATCGCCGTCCTCCTGATATTTGCGCCGTTCGCCTACACGGTAGTGACGTCTCTGCGCCCCGCTTCGGACCTGGTCAAAGATCCGCTTGGCTGGCCCACGAACCTGACCATCACCAACATCACCGACGCGTATTCGAAGATGAACTACGCGCAGGGCTTGTTCAGCTCGACCATCGTCTTGGCTGGCGCATTGATCTTCACCATCGTTCTCGGATCACTTGCCGCGTACCCGCTTGCCCGTATCAGCCGGTCGTGGGCGACGTGGGTTTACCGCCTCTTCATCGCGGGCTCGACGGTCCCGATCTTCGTGTTGCTTGCCCCGCTGTACCTCTTGCTCCGAGACGCTGGCCTGCTGAACAGCTACGCGGGAGTCATTCTCACATACACGGCCATGAACCTTCCGGTCGCGATTTTCTTCTACACGTCTTTTTTCCGACAGATTCCGATAGAGCTCGAGGAAGCCGCGGCGATCGACGGATCGGGACCGATTCGCACCTTCTTTGTCGTGCTGTTCCCCCTCCTTCGGCCGGTCACGGCGACCCTTGCCACGTTCCTGACCCTGAGCGTCTGGAATGACCTGCTCGTGCCGCTGGTCTTCCTGCAGGATCCATCATTGAAAACGGTGATGGTGAACGCCTACTCCCTCGTTGGCAGCTACACGCTCGACCCGAGCCTGCTCTTTCCCGCCGCGTTGCTCGGCGTCGCGCCACTCCTCATCGTGTTCGCCTTCTTGCAGCGGCACGTCGTGAGCGGACTCACGATGGGTGCCGTGAAGTCGTAA
- a CDS encoding carbohydrate ABC transporter permease: MIHRKPLIAVAFMAPALAMYLVLILYPLVQGLVLSATDSKIGNAGNFVGAKNYVALGSDSDVMRALGITLAYAAVVVVVQNVVGLVLARALYMRPRIRQLGSTLILVPTLMSAVMAAFVWNSLLAPDGAINSLLRSLGLSTLTHVWLGDPSTALWAIALVNIWMFSGYSAAIFLAGYMNLPAELIDASSVDGAAGWRRFVSVEWPLLAPATTVAVTLSLLGSLKVFELPFVMTNGGPAGSTTTLTMLIFAKIFGGQGSFAYGATIAFLLLVLVLLFGGITQSFLRRREERI; encoded by the coding sequence ATGATCCACCGCAAACCTCTCATAGCCGTCGCGTTCATGGCTCCGGCCCTGGCCATGTACCTCGTCCTCATTCTGTACCCGTTGGTGCAAGGGCTCGTTTTGAGCGCGACGGACAGCAAGATCGGCAATGCCGGCAACTTTGTCGGCGCGAAAAACTACGTCGCGCTGGGAAGCGACAGTGATGTCATGCGAGCACTGGGCATCACGCTTGCGTACGCCGCCGTAGTGGTTGTCGTGCAGAACGTGGTCGGTCTGGTCCTCGCCAGGGCCCTATATATGCGCCCGCGGATCCGCCAACTGGGCAGCACCCTCATTCTCGTTCCCACTCTCATGTCGGCCGTCATGGCCGCGTTCGTCTGGAACTCTCTTCTCGCGCCAGACGGAGCGATCAACTCCCTCTTGAGATCGCTCGGTTTGAGCACTCTCACGCACGTGTGGCTCGGCGATCCCTCGACGGCACTCTGGGCAATCGCGCTGGTTAACATATGGATGTTCTCGGGCTACTCAGCCGCCATCTTCTTGGCCGGATATATGAACCTGCCGGCCGAACTCATCGACGCGTCGAGCGTGGACGGAGCAGCAGGCTGGCGCCGATTCGTCTCGGTCGAGTGGCCGCTTCTCGCCCCGGCCACCACCGTGGCTGTCACCCTTTCCCTGCTCGGGTCCCTCAAAGTATTTGAGCTCCCCTTCGTGATGACGAACGGTGGACCAGCCGGTTCTACCACGACCCTGACAATGCTGATCTTCGCCAAGATCTTCGGGGGGCAGGGAAGCTTTGCCTATGGCGCTACCATCGCCTTCCTCCTTCTCGTTCTCGTCCTCCTCTTTGGCGGAATAACCCAATCCTTCCTTCGACGTCGCGAGGAGCGAATCTGA
- a CDS encoding ABC transporter substrate-binding protein, whose product MKHSTGKVRRGVDPADSTRNSRGRLVAITMLAVGSLLLAGCTSTGAGGAGGAGDKTVLKVYGWKGGDAEPANVKEINAAFEKANPDITLEYSFIPSAAYPQRVQSELLAGNAADVIMTDSAKVQDWGSSGYLEDLSSQPWVTGVRKELKPFVENDGKTYSMPMEVIGISLFANNALLQKAGITQNPATWPEFEADLQKAKDAGITPLSLPNKGGWTGDAAINAIAASLVYKNQPSFDSDFVQGKASFSSWKSSLQQMMDLQSKGFIDFKSELGVDEWSTGISDFQAGKSAFYLQGAWNQSTFTKAGLDNSFIPWPATDKPDSNANLFVGTMLSVNAKSKVKTAAEKYVEFWSAGKNASLYLEAENAVSPFTNGENPSGAATKTFVAAVNDGRYRILPSNTWLSAAGEKTLQEQVQALWLGQQSIDQTVKNLDEKLKPTK is encoded by the coding sequence ATGAAACACAGCACCGGAAAAGTTCGCAGGGGCGTCGATCCTGCGGACAGCACTAGAAATAGCCGTGGACGCCTCGTGGCCATCACGATGCTCGCGGTTGGCTCACTTCTTCTCGCGGGCTGTACGTCGACCGGCGCCGGCGGCGCCGGCGGCGCCGGCGACAAGACGGTCCTGAAGGTCTACGGCTGGAAGGGCGGAGACGCCGAGCCGGCGAACGTGAAGGAGATCAACGCCGCGTTCGAGAAGGCCAATCCCGACATCACGCTCGAGTACTCGTTCATCCCCTCCGCCGCATACCCCCAGCGGGTGCAGTCCGAGCTTCTTGCCGGAAACGCCGCCGACGTCATCATGACCGACTCGGCCAAGGTTCAGGACTGGGGATCTTCCGGATACCTCGAAGACCTGTCGTCGCAGCCGTGGGTGACCGGAGTGCGCAAGGAGCTCAAGCCCTTCGTTGAGAACGACGGCAAGACCTACTCGATGCCGATGGAGGTGATCGGCATCTCGCTGTTCGCCAACAACGCACTGCTTCAGAAGGCAGGAATCACGCAGAACCCGGCCACCTGGCCCGAGTTCGAGGCAGACCTTCAGAAGGCGAAAGACGCCGGAATCACGCCACTGTCTTTGCCCAACAAGGGTGGGTGGACGGGCGACGCGGCGATCAACGCCATTGCCGCGTCCCTCGTCTACAAAAACCAGCCGTCATTCGACTCAGACTTCGTTCAAGGAAAGGCGTCATTCTCTTCGTGGAAGTCGTCGCTGCAACAAATGATGGACCTGCAGTCGAAAGGGTTCATCGACTTCAAGAGCGAGCTCGGCGTTGATGAGTGGAGCACCGGCATCTCAGACTTCCAAGCTGGCAAGAGCGCGTTCTACTTGCAGGGTGCCTGGAACCAGTCGACGTTCACGAAGGCCGGACTGGACAACTCCTTCATTCCATGGCCGGCCACGGACAAGCCCGATTCAAACGCGAACCTGTTCGTCGGCACGATGCTCAGCGTCAATGCCAAGTCGAAGGTCAAGACGGCTGCAGAGAAGTACGTAGAGTTCTGGTCTGCGGGCAAGAACGCCTCGCTCTACCTGGAGGCCGAGAATGCAGTGTCGCCGTTCACCAACGGCGAGAACCCGTCGGGAGCCGCGACCAAGACCTTCGTTGCGGCGGTGAACGACGGAAGGTACCGCATCCTTCCTTCCAACACGTGGTTGAGTGCCGCGGGCGAGAAGACACTGCAAGAGCAGGTCCAGGCCCTCTGGCTGGGGCAGCAGAGCATCGATCAGACTGTCAAGAATCTCGACGAGAAGCTCAAGCCCACGAAGTGA
- a CDS encoding transposase family protein, whose amino-acid sequence MVVQCGPTLAGEFARTLTATDVFTGWTENVAVRNGAHKWVLAAMDEVVARLPFPLVGLDTDNGGEFINHALIRWAGEKDIYFTRARPYKSNDNAHVEQKNGDVVRRHAFHYRYDTAAELKLLNTLYALVRVWLNLFTATTKAIGWRSNKHGRKTRIYDNPRTPYHRVIDSGTLTEAKAAELADLMETTNPADLTRGITAIQTQLIALAAAKTRALEASATRAEIAEARTTLSRAS is encoded by the coding sequence ATGGTCGTCCAGTGCGGCCCCACCCTGGCCGGGGAATTCGCCAGGACCCTGACCGCCACGGACGTCTTCACCGGCTGGACCGAGAACGTCGCGGTCCGGAACGGGGCACACAAATGGGTGCTGGCCGCCATGGACGAGGTCGTGGCGCGCCTGCCGTTCCCCCTGGTCGGCCTGGACACCGACAACGGCGGGGAATTCATCAACCATGCCCTGATCAGATGGGCCGGCGAGAAGGACATCTACTTCACCCGTGCCCGGCCGTACAAGTCCAACGACAACGCCCACGTCGAGCAGAAAAACGGCGACGTCGTCCGCCGGCACGCCTTCCACTACCGCTACGACACCGCAGCGGAACTGAAGCTCCTCAACACCCTTTACGCTCTGGTCCGGGTCTGGCTGAACCTCTTCACCGCGACGACGAAGGCCATCGGCTGGCGCTCGAACAAACACGGCAGGAAGACCCGCATCTACGACAATCCCCGGACCCCGTACCACCGCGTCATCGACTCCGGGACCCTCACCGAAGCCAAAGCCGCTGAACTCGCGGACCTGATGGAGACCACCAACCCGGCCGACCTCACCCGCGGCATCACCGCCATCCAGACCCAACTGATCGCCCTTGCCGCAGCGAAAACACGGGCTCTGGAAGCATCAGCCACGCGAGCAGAAATAGCTGAGGCACGCACAACACTTTCGCGAGCATCTTGA
- a CDS encoding LacI family DNA-binding transcriptional regulator translates to MGRQVTLEDVAAEAHVSKSSVSNVIRNHPNVRESMRQRVNAAIDKLGYRPQAIGQNLVSGRTGLVSLAIPNFAQPYFAELARAAVAAADDAGMRLIVQQTDNLLEREREAADSWNLGSADGLIFSPSVIEDEEIEVRRGRAPLVLLGERSKLSSVDRVGIDSVAISHTATKHLLDQGRSRLVMIGDKTFGDPFVVSEREAGFHQALEEAGLREAGPVGAVRDWTREDGARAVDELLDAGFGFDGVFCANDLLALGALSALRRHGLRVPEDVAVIGIDDIEDGRFASPTLSTMFIDKEWMAREAVRLLAKQLADPDSIPEQLSVPFHLLARESTALYR, encoded by the coding sequence ATGGGTCGGCAAGTAACATTAGAGGACGTCGCCGCCGAGGCGCACGTCTCGAAGAGCAGCGTTTCAAACGTGATCCGAAACCATCCGAACGTTCGGGAGTCGATGCGCCAGCGCGTCAACGCGGCAATCGACAAACTCGGCTACCGGCCGCAGGCAATCGGTCAGAACCTCGTCTCGGGGCGGACAGGTCTTGTGAGCCTTGCAATCCCCAATTTCGCGCAACCCTACTTCGCCGAGTTGGCGCGGGCCGCGGTTGCCGCAGCCGACGATGCCGGGATGCGCCTGATCGTTCAGCAGACCGACAATCTGTTGGAGCGTGAACGAGAAGCTGCGGACTCGTGGAACCTGGGCTCCGCCGATGGTCTTATTTTCAGCCCATCGGTGATCGAGGACGAAGAGATCGAGGTGAGGCGAGGTCGCGCCCCGCTCGTGCTGTTGGGCGAGCGATCGAAGTTGTCGTCCGTCGATCGCGTCGGCATCGACTCGGTGGCGATCTCGCATACTGCCACCAAGCACCTGTTGGATCAGGGCCGCTCACGACTGGTGATGATCGGAGACAAGACCTTCGGTGACCCGTTCGTCGTGTCGGAGCGCGAAGCTGGATTCCATCAGGCGTTGGAGGAGGCCGGCCTCCGCGAAGCCGGGCCTGTTGGGGCCGTTCGGGATTGGACCCGCGAAGATGGAGCTCGCGCCGTCGATGAGCTTCTCGACGCGGGCTTCGGGTTCGACGGGGTCTTCTGCGCCAACGACCTGCTCGCGCTGGGGGCACTGTCGGCCCTTCGGCGGCACGGGCTGAGGGTGCCGGAGGACGTCGCGGTGATCGGAATCGACGACATCGAAGATGGCCGGTTCGCCTCACCCACGCTCTCCACGATGTTCATCGACAAGGAGTGGATGGCGCGCGAGGCCGTCCGGCTGCTCGCCAAGCAACTCGCCGATCCCGACTCGATTCCGGAACAACTCAGCGTTCCCTTCCACCTCCTCGCGCGCGAATCGACCGCTCTGTACCGCTGA
- a CDS encoding carbohydrate binding domain-containing protein: protein MSAWVSAWVKVGVAGEQVAIGVKNYGGTETFSKSTDAAWALDTVQFTTGPTSTSATIHCYKNTGSGPGFCDDFSIVKLSNPADLVVNGGFETGSRAPWGLSSTVAVNVTASAAHSGSFGLATGAANSGVQQTISGLQPGTTYVLTGWLHAVSGEQIALGVKSFGAAESFHAVAGATYAPAAVVFTTGTASTQATVYCY, encoded by the coding sequence TTGTCGGCGTGGGTTTCGGCGTGGGTTAAGGTCGGGGTCGCCGGTGAGCAGGTCGCGATCGGGGTCAAGAACTACGGCGGAACGGAGACTTTCAGCAAATCGACCGACGCAGCCTGGGCACTCGATACCGTCCAGTTCACCACCGGACCAACCAGCACGAGCGCGACGATCCACTGCTACAAGAACACCGGCTCCGGCCCGGGCTTCTGTGATGACTTCAGCATCGTCAAGTTGTCGAACCCTGCCGACCTGGTGGTGAACGGAGGCTTCGAGACCGGCTCGCGAGCACCGTGGGGCCTGTCGTCGACGGTCGCAGTCAACGTCACCGCCTCGGCTGCCCACAGCGGGTCGTTCGGGCTCGCGACGGGAGCGGCGAACAGCGGGGTGCAGCAGACGATCAGCGGACTCCAGCCCGGCACGACGTACGTTCTCACGGGGTGGCTGCATGCGGTGTCGGGTGAGCAGATTGCTCTCGGCGTCAAGTCATTCGGCGCCGCGGAGTCGTTCCATGCGGTGGCCGGGGCGACATACGCACCCGCCGCGGTGGTGTTCACCACGGGCACTGCCAGCACGCAAGCAACCGTCTATTGCTACTAA
- a CDS encoding right-handed parallel beta-helix repeat-containing protein, giving the protein MLSLLAAVLLTVAAQSNAGVANAAGSDHFVDCSASTNGLGTQADPWNSLASVNSLQFGPGERVLFKAGTTCVGQLTPSGSGAAGSPAVITSYGSGAKPIIDGNGVVGATIKLLNVQQWQLSGLEVRNAAASPAFRTGVLVENSSGTTLSGISITDMTVRNISGWSGGWYSSNAGVAIQTDQTASVSTWNDITIDNNTFDHVDRIAIAVTPEGNGRGTGMTTNVRILNNNIRYSGGDDILVVNGDGALIDGNDAAYGGPKATTGCPPSGNICNTAAASIWVAGSSDTTIQNNTVACTINQQDGMAFDVDWGNHNTTIQYNYSRNNSGGFLLMMQQIGGELPSDGTVVRYNVSEDDTNTAGCPITSNFNRAHNVFDFPRAIPNQSGSAAPLPDIYNNTIYISSGRATSVTGTRTGNTQPGSYKFRNNLVLNFGSKGYLQTTGSVFANNLLYGPRNNNEPTTGTIYLSPQVVGPLQSATQASGGMAAYQPRESSPALGAGVAIPSNGGRDIAGNPIAAVPSIGAYETADTNLVRNGSFDSGALTPWTLSGAGSSLTTSTPFNGSSAVQTGNSNSGVENVVSGLTHVDQLPLVGVGFGVG; this is encoded by the coding sequence ATGCTTTCCCTCCTCGCCGCCGTGCTCCTTACGGTGGCGGCACAAAGCAACGCCGGGGTGGCAAACGCCGCAGGATCAGACCACTTCGTTGATTGCTCGGCCAGCACGAATGGCCTGGGGACTCAGGCGGATCCGTGGAATTCGCTGGCATCGGTGAATTCCCTGCAGTTCGGCCCTGGCGAACGCGTACTGTTCAAGGCGGGAACGACCTGCGTCGGTCAGCTGACGCCGTCCGGGTCGGGAGCAGCAGGCAGCCCCGCCGTCATCACGAGCTATGGATCTGGCGCCAAGCCGATCATCGACGGCAATGGCGTGGTGGGTGCCACGATCAAGCTTCTTAACGTCCAGCAGTGGCAGCTCTCGGGACTCGAGGTCCGAAACGCCGCGGCGTCCCCCGCGTTCAGGACCGGAGTGCTGGTCGAGAACTCGTCGGGGACGACGCTCTCGGGCATTTCCATCACCGACATGACGGTTCGCAATATCTCCGGATGGTCGGGCGGCTGGTACTCGTCGAACGCGGGAGTCGCCATCCAGACCGACCAAACCGCGTCCGTCTCCACCTGGAACGACATCACGATCGACAACAACACCTTCGACCACGTCGACCGCATCGCTATTGCTGTCACACCAGAGGGCAACGGTCGTGGTACCGGCATGACGACGAACGTTCGCATCCTGAACAACAACATCCGGTACTCGGGCGGCGACGACATTCTGGTCGTCAACGGCGATGGAGCGCTGATTGACGGGAATGATGCGGCGTACGGCGGGCCCAAAGCGACGACCGGATGCCCGCCCTCCGGGAATATCTGCAATACGGCGGCAGCTTCGATCTGGGTGGCCGGCAGCAGCGACACGACTATCCAGAACAATACGGTGGCGTGCACGATCAACCAGCAGGACGGCATGGCGTTCGACGTCGACTGGGGCAACCACAACACAACAATCCAGTACAACTACTCGCGCAATAACTCCGGTGGCTTTCTCTTGATGATGCAGCAGATCGGGGGCGAACTCCCGAGCGACGGAACGGTCGTCCGCTACAACGTGAGCGAAGACGATACGAACACGGCTGGCTGCCCAATTACCAGCAACTTCAACAGAGCGCACAACGTGTTCGACTTTCCGAGGGCGATTCCCAACCAGAGCGGTTCGGCCGCACCCCTTCCAGACATTTACAACAACACGATCTACATCTCGTCCGGCCGCGCCACATCGGTGACCGGAACGCGGACCGGCAACACGCAACCCGGTTCCTACAAGTTCCGAAACAACCTGGTGCTGAACTTCGGATCCAAGGGCTACCTGCAGACAACCGGTTCCGTCTTCGCCAACAACCTGCTGTACGGGCCACGCAACAACAATGAGCCGACGACCGGCACGATCTACTTGTCGCCCCAGGTGGTCGGTCCCCTCCAATCTGCGACCCAGGCCTCGGGCGGTATGGCGGCCTATCAGCCCCGCGAATCGTCGCCCGCCTTGGGCGCCGGTGTCGCGATCCCCTCCAACGGCGGCCGGGATATCGCCGGCAACCCGATCGCGGCGGTACCCAGTATCGGTGCCTATGAGACAGCCGACACGAATCTCGTTCGAAATGGCAGCTTTGATTCCGGGGCTCTCACGCCGTGGACCCTCAGTGGGGCAGGATCGTCACTCACCACGAGCACGCCGTTCAACGGCAGCTCTGCAGTGCAGACGGGGAACTCGAACAGCGGAGTCGAGAACGTCGTGAGCGGCTTAACCCACGTCGACCAGTTACCTCTTGTCGGCGTGGGTTTCGGCGTGGGTTAA
- a CDS encoding alpha-L-fucosidase has translation MTLPLINPDDLPYQVDVSDNTAALAGVKQVIDAGPYDSTWESLQRYRAPLWYHDGKFGIFLHWGVFSVPAFGDEWYSRSMYLEGTKAFEHHVETYGPQNAFGYKDFIPSFTMDKFQPDDWAALFKEAGAQFVVPVAEHHDGFALYDTGRSRWSVTNMGPRQDILRKLGDAVDRAWMVLGASSHRAEHWFFMNGGSRFDSDVRDPAYADLYGPAQREEIAPNERFLEDWLLRCVEIVDKYRPQIFYFDWWIESAAFEPYLRRFAAYYYNRAAEWGREVVINFKWNAFAKGSAVYDIERGTMGGIREDVWQNDTSVSRTSWSWVEGHDYKDAQELIAELADTVSKNGVLLLNVGPKADGTIPEEERRLLQAIGEWLTRNGEAIYGSRPWIIPGEGPTVVTVGSFVDSSSPEYTAADVRFTTRTDVTGDYVYGTLLAHPQDGIARIRSFGSGAGLLTRGIREVRVLGSAEDVAWQRSAESLEVTLPAQSQTAAGPVVRLYLEDEARPPRHDFLHG, from the coding sequence ATGACGTTGCCCTTGATCAACCCTGACGACCTCCCTTATCAGGTCGATGTTTCTGATAACACAGCAGCCTTGGCTGGCGTGAAGCAGGTCATCGACGCCGGGCCCTACGACTCGACCTGGGAATCGCTGCAGAGGTACCGGGCACCGCTGTGGTACCACGACGGCAAGTTCGGCATCTTCCTCCACTGGGGAGTGTTCTCCGTCCCCGCCTTTGGCGACGAGTGGTATTCCCGCTCCATGTACCTCGAAGGGACGAAAGCGTTCGAGCATCACGTCGAGACCTACGGACCGCAGAATGCATTCGGCTACAAGGACTTCATCCCGAGCTTCACGATGGACAAGTTCCAGCCCGACGACTGGGCCGCGCTGTTCAAGGAGGCCGGCGCGCAGTTCGTGGTGCCGGTGGCCGAGCACCACGACGGTTTCGCCCTGTACGACACCGGCCGTTCGCGGTGGAGCGTTACGAACATGGGCCCGCGCCAAGACATCTTGCGTAAGCTCGGCGACGCAGTGGATCGCGCCTGGATGGTTCTCGGCGCCTCAAGTCATCGCGCAGAGCACTGGTTCTTCATGAACGGAGGGAGCCGGTTCGACTCCGACGTTCGCGATCCCGCCTACGCGGACCTCTATGGGCCGGCCCAGCGTGAAGAGATCGCGCCGAATGAGCGCTTCCTCGAGGACTGGCTCCTGCGATGCGTCGAGATCGTCGACAAGTACCGCCCGCAAATCTTCTACTTCGATTGGTGGATCGAGTCGGCTGCATTCGAGCCGTATCTGAGGCGCTTCGCCGCGTACTACTACAACCGCGCCGCCGAATGGGGTCGTGAGGTCGTCATCAATTTCAAGTGGAACGCCTTCGCGAAGGGGAGCGCTGTCTACGACATCGAACGCGGGACCATGGGTGGCATCCGCGAAGACGTTTGGCAAAACGACACGTCGGTGTCGCGAACATCGTGGAGTTGGGTTGAGGGGCACGACTACAAGGACGCGCAGGAGCTGATCGCCGAACTGGCTGACACCGTGTCGAAAAACGGCGTGCTCCTCCTGAACGTCGGACCCAAAGCCGACGGCACGATCCCAGAAGAGGAACGTCGGCTCCTCCAGGCCATCGGGGAGTGGCTGACGCGAAACGGCGAAGCGATCTACGGCAGCCGACCGTGGATCATTCCCGGCGAGGGCCCGACCGTGGTCACGGTCGGCTCTTTCGTTGACAGCTCCTCGCCGGAGTACACGGCGGCAGATGTTCGCTTCACCACACGAACCGACGTTACCGGCGACTACGTTTACGGAACATTGCTTGCACACCCGCAGGACGGAATAGCCCGCATCCGTTCGTTTGGAAGCGGGGCCGGGCTCCTTACCCGAGGAATCCGGGAGGTTCGAGTCCTCGGTTCTGCCGAAGACGTTGCTTGGCAGCGATCCGCTGAGTCGCTTGAGGTGACGTTGCCGGCCCAATCGCAGACCGCGGCGGGTCCGGTCGTGCGGCTCTACCTCGAAGACGAGGCTCGGCCACCCCGTCACGACTTCTTGCACGGATGA